TAGCATTTAGATTGGATAAATTTAAGCTTTAAATAATTATGAATGCTAATATTAATGCttggaagagaagaagagataATTGGGTTTTAGTTAAACAAATCCATCAGGCTCTGGAAAAATAACAGCGCTTGGTTTAGGCTTAAGTTTCTTCCAATACCGCAACAATGGTACTAGTTGAACACTACTTTACAAAGTTATCAATTTGTGGGCAAATGCAAatgtatattaataaatttagcATCTATTGAATTGGTTTCTTTGTACTAATAGCACTATGATCATACTAAAAATATGaaacattaattatattattggcATGTTAAACGCATTTCATGCAAAATACAGCCACATTACTATGAAGATTTTTCATACGTGGagagtattttaaaaataaaataaaaagttttaaaaactccTAAATTCTAAATGGTGACAGGTTCATTGAATATCtcaattcaatttcaaacaGATTCTTTTCAAAAATTGAGCATAGTCTAGGGTCAACTTAACATATTTTGAGGCCAAACAAAAACGTAAAATGTAttattacttaatattttataaatgatatatgaattagcaaaaaaaatccaacatttttatatacaattttttatattatttggaaaattttaatgtatttataaaatgtattgaaaagattttaattctaaaaatatcGAAACGATGagtatcaaaataaatatcatattttagaTGGTCATCCAGGGATGCATACTGGTTGCTATTTGTCCATCTAGAAAGTTACTTCATCTAATATACTAActcactttataatacacccaACAACCCAGTCTCTAACCagttcatttaaatatttttttttattctttatttacccttttttattctctctcattcttcttaGACATGGAAAAATGAGTGGGTCGGGTTAGATCAATCGGGTTGCGGGTCAAAACAGGTCATTTTAAGCAGGTTAAAAATGGATTCGGGTCAATCGAGTTGCGGGTCGGGTTGACtcgtatttttcacatgattttttttttctttataaagaaaacaacatgtatttgacatttggaaagtcatgcaacaaattacttgatgtaaaatgcattactttgaattcaccacttatatcatGAATGAACTcaattaaacttattaatacttattcaataattttaaaattatacaaatcatAGCATTACTATCTAAAACATAATAACACAaggataagtaaaacaaatacacaaattttatttctacacaatatcaacatcccaaaatataaaacaaaattacaaatgacttattggataactcatttgacaaagaataaaaacatataaaaggaGGCGGCTGGAGGATAGCGgactcaaaatcaaaattcgtttaataaaataatagaggggagaagagaaacaaaacaggaaaaaaacTGAAGAGTTGTTGGACTAATGATCAATTTGTGGCAATGAGTTGGTAAAGATCTCCGCTGTTGGTCTCTCCTCGCTTCTTAaattcttcttcctctctctctctctctctcaattgatAAAGGTGTACTTGTCAGAATGAGAGAAGCAAAACGTAACTCTTCTTGCTCTCTCTGACAAACCCGGCTCAACCTTCCTTTACACACAAAGAAAACCAAgctgctattttttttttttttttagctataaatatagtaaaataatgAAATCTTGGCTCTACAACATTCTAATGCTTAGCAGGAAAGGAATATCAAAAGAATATCTGCATTGAAAAATCATAGTATTCAAGATATATGTTGATCTGCTGTAAACGACATTAAACACATTTCaagcatatatattatttatgtcaCTAAGCCTGCTTAATTATAAAACAAGTAAATAACTTACTACACATCCAGAATCTATCATACAACATtgtatgtttcaaaattttcatttttttcagcAAATTCTAACATTTTTACTCTAAAAACTGCTTTATAAGCAATTAAAAATGCAAGCAAATATCAAAAGCCTATTATTTTAGAGTAATAATTGTTCATGTTGTGTATACTGCATCAAGAGCCTTCTATCAAAAGCCTTCTAACATTTATACCAAATAGTTCGTGTTGTGTATCCTGCACCATAAATATACCATTTTTGAAGATGAGCACAACATAATAAGAGCAACATTTAATACTCAAATTGCATATATGACATTACAAAATACTTGTTAATGTGAATTTCACAAAGATTGTTGCTTTGCTAGAAATCTATGACAAAGACAAATCTTCATATTTAGATGACACGTTTACCTACCAAGTAAAACCAAGCTCTCCATAAAGTCACTTGTGTAACCCAAGCATTTATGACTTTTGAGTCCAAGATTGTTCACTTTTAGACCATCAGGGTCAAATGAAACAACCCAAGAGTCATCTGTTTCAATTAGAAGTTCACCGTTGCTAGTGCAGCCAAAGACGCTCTcaaattcaacaaaaccaactGGTATAGTTCTTTTAGTCCAAGACTCAACCACACCATATTCCCTCATCGTCCATATGAAACATATATTTCTCCCTTCATCTAAATCTTTACCAAAAGCAACCAAAGCCAACAATCCCTTGAACACCGCAAGATGTTGCAAGTTGTTAATATTTGGAGATAATCCATCTAAATATTTTTCCGGCTGCATTATCTCTCAGAATATCTCATCATTGATATCAAAGCACAAAATGAAATTGCGGCCCTTAGTATACGCTATAGAGTGCAGAGCTccattgaaaaaatataaagggTTTCTCTTGTAAAATAAAGGGTTTCTCTCGTAGTCGTAGAGCACGAACAGATCCATTGGGTCTGGATCCTCCAAATGAATCCCCTGATATTGCAACACTTCTCCACGAATCAGTACTTAACGTGTACACTTCGGCCTCAGGAGGAGAGGCTTGTTTATCAGGAAGCGAATTTTGAAACACAATTCTGAGAATCTTGAAGTCATTGTTTGCAGAACAATTCGCAAATCCAAGAGCAACACCAAAAGAACAGATAGGAATAAAGGGAGTAGCAATGAGGATCTCAAACTTTTCTATACTTGGGttccacaaatatataatataatttcgATAGTGATAGAAGCAGTATAAGCCATTACAGAATCCAACCATGGTTTTGGCACAAAAAAATGAGATTTCACACCTAAATATCTCCATTAATGTGTGGTCTCTATTGCAAACAGCAGACACTCTCAATTCTTTGTGAGACCAAAGATCCCAGGTTGATAGGGTATGTAGCAGATAACAGTGATTCAATCACTAGCATTtgaatatatcatatatatcaaaaatactAATCAAACGACTATAAGTTCTAAATCGTTATTTGAAGTGCTGCATATTTTCTCAACACAGACCCACCACAATCATTGAGTAGTAAGCAAACTAAACAAAGCGTATATAATTACATTACACTAATAGACTTCTTGAGAGAATTAAAAGGAATATCTGCATTGAAAATTCAAAGTATTTAGGACACAATTTGATCTGCtgtatacaaaaattaaatacttcCAAGGAGATATATATTGTCAATGTCACTAAGCTCGCTTATCAACAATTTCACTACCCCAGCCGTATTATATCATACAGCATTCTAAATTTCAATAGTTTCATTATCGACAAATCCTAACTTTGGGCACACATTACCAGAGCTctgtaaatttattttctctattttcagTTGCTTACATCACCACCAAAAAAGCAAATCCCAACATTTTCAAGGAATcgaaataaatataaaaatcaattaagcaATTAAATATGTGAGCAAATATCAAAAGCGTGCTATTTTAGATATTGAAGTATATGATTTGGCTTTATGCATTGAGTACACATTGCAAAAGTTTTTTTCCCTTGTTTCTTTGGACTAAAGCCTAGGAAACTAAGCTCACCAAATTGTTCATGTTGTCACAGGCATAATTCCAAGAGTTTATTATCCTATTCATATAACTCTACATATGCTTGCCAGCTTAAGAGACAGACAAAtaaattagcaaaaataaaaataaaaattagggtgggggggggggggggggtgtggcgGGGAATCAATTGAGCCAACACAGAAAATGTAAAGTCTATAGAAAATATTCCTTTGTTGCCACAGAATCAAAGCATGATATCCAACAAGGTGTGtagacaaaatcaaaatcaagggTACTAAATTTATAAGTAAAACCAATTTCAATTGTTAACTTGATGCCAAATCCTGTAATCATTACAAGTGAAATAAGGCTATGAATATACCATTTGCTATAAAGTCCACAAAAAATTGGTTGATAAATAATAGCCATAACGACTGAAAGGATCCTTTtctgtttaataaaatttagccTGGTACATCAAAACATTACTTTTAAGTCTGCAACAAtaggaaagaaaacaaaagtacAAAACACAATGTTGCCTTAATCTTTCCACAGATTACATAGAAAACAAAACTTTCCAACATCGAGTAAAATTAAGCTCTTAAAGAAATTAGCTGTGTCAGCCACCCTTGTAGGATTTTTAATGCCAAGGTTTTGCTTGCTTTGACTCTAAGGATCAAATGAACTAGTGCCAAACTTCTCGAACAGAAGTTCAACATCGGTGATTCGAATGGAGATCTTCTAGGTTCTACGCGgaaatttaaggtttttatttttattttttacaatgtAAGATTTGGGGTTTCTGAATTACAGCGACTTTATTAATCAAAGCTTTAACCCATTAGGTCAACTTCAAAGTTGAAGCATATTGCAATGTTGGGTGGAGTCCACCCACTCCATATTGCAATCTTGAAAGGATTTCTACCCATAATCTTaataaactacaaatatatGTCTCAtgtcattaaaataaaaattaaaaaaaacaaaaaataatcaattcatTACTAATAAAATACGTAATTAGTTAATCaattcattatcattatcaaAGAGTACAGCAATGTACCTGCAAAAATTGTATTGAAgtcatctttcttcttttattattccaaaaattagttatattttgggttatttttctaaataattgaaatttggTTTCATACAAAAACTCAGCATTCGAAACCATAGGAAAGTCAAAGAGATGCAGGAAGGAAAAAAACAGCggaaattctaaaattttagaccCTAATAAATAACTAATCAACTACTTTACCGCATGTGGGTACTTCTTCTTTTCCAACCAAAATTGATAATTACTAATCAACTACTTTATCAATTGTGAAATTTGCTATGAACTAAGCTGTTCTCACCATTGGTATCTGGTGCTGGTATACAAAGACACAGTAtacttttaaattattttgtggaACCACCAACCAATCCTTGCCTACCtgagaagaaggaaaaacaagcaaaattattttctaaaaattatttttacgtGGGAGGTCACCATCTTTTGTTTAGGAGAACGAAGAAATGTGTGGTTATTTTATGGAAAGTAAATTGACTTATCAATGGTTCAAAACTTTAAGACTAAATTACAAAATGCGTCCCTAAAATCTGGAATTGTTTGGGTTTTAGACcttgaagtttaaaaaaaattggattttagacCTGAAGTTTGGTTTTATTAGCAAAATCGTAAAAATGTTTTGATGTTAAGTGAGACAATGACAtgctgtattttttttttccccaaatcaGCCTCCCAAAACAACGTCATTTCACTTAAAACAGAGAGCCAAAACTAACGGAGGGTGGGGTTTTACTAACAAAGTCGGAACCAAACTTTAAGATATAAGATTCAATTTCTCAAACTTCAGAGTCTATAATCCAAACAACCCTAAATTTTAAGGGTGTGctttgcaatttacccaaacTTTAAATATACTAAAGCATCAATAATTCAACATATAGCCCTTCTGCCCTTGGCTCCTCCATTGCTTGTATGTTTTTAATAGGGCCAAAACTTCTCAGAATGTTCTATGCCTAGCAGGATTTGAATGTGGCCTTGTGTTTTGTTTTCAGTAAGTTTTCGGCCTGAGGCCTACTCATAAAGCTTTAGGAGAGCGAGTACACCGTCCTCCTCTTGAGTGGTTGCTTGACAAAAAGCTATCATTAGCAAATAGGATATGAGAAACCCGTGGGACTCATCTAAACACCATCACCCCTCTAGTATAATCTTTAGATTTACCTTGTCTCATTAAAGCAGTTAGCTGTTAGGTTCTCAATACAGAATAAAAATAGGTATGAGGAGTATGAGGAGAGGGGTTTTGATTTGTCTTCTTCAAAGCAAATGTTATTTCTATGAAGCCGTAATTAATGACCAGAAAGTGCACACGAGGATCCATTCCCCTTTGTGTCCTTGTGAGTTGTGATCCATTTCTAACTCCATTCATCAATGGTGGTAAATTGTATGGATTCTGTTTGTACAGTGAGAGGAGAAGCAAACCAGATTAGTCTTGCTAAAGGTGTTACAAAGAAGAGGGTGCATCAGACTAGTAAGTTATAGACAGTTATTATTAtcttaattataaaaacatagGCAGAAAACAGTGATTCAATCACAAGCATTTGAATACATCATAGTTATTAATGGATTGCAAATCAAAACTACTAATCGAATGACTAGGAAGTTATACATAGTTATTAAGTGCTGCATATTATCTCTACACAGACCCACAACAATCATTGGGTAGTAAGCAAACTAAACAAAGCATATAATTACATTAAATTCATAGACCTCTTGAGagaatttaaaaagaatatcTGCATTGAAAATTTAAAGTATTTAGGACAAGATTTGATCTGcttaatacaaaaattaaagactttaaaagatatatattgtCAAATGTCAATGTCACTAAGCCTGTTTATCAACAATTTTTCACTACCCAGCCAGATTATATCATACGACAttctaaatttcaattatttcatgATCAGCAAATCCTATCATTGGGCACACATTACTAGACTATGTAAAtatattttctctatttcaatttcttaCAAAACCACCAAAAAAGCAAATCCCAACATTTTCAAggaatcaaaataaatataaaaatcaattaagcaattaaatatatatgtgagCAAATATCACAAAGGCGTACAATTTCAGATATTGAACCATATATGTTTCTTTGGACTAAAGCCTAGGAAACTAAGGTCACCAAATTATACATGCTGTCACTAGGGCAATAAAATGAGATAAGATTATGTTGGCTAAACATGTACACAACACCATGAAATTACCATCTTTGAGGATGTGCATGTGCACAACATAATAAGAGAAGCAACATTTAATACTCAAATTGCATACATGAAACTACAAAATACTTGTCAATATGACCTTCAAAAAGATTGCTACTTCATTAGAAAATTTAACAAACTAATCTTTGATAAAGACTAATCTTCGTATTCAGATGAGACATCAGATGAGACATTTACCCCATCAAGTAAAACCAAGCTCTCAGATGAGAGGTTTACACCATCAAGCAAAACCAAGCTCTCCATAAAATCAGTAGAGTAACCTAACCAAATGGGAGAACGCtgaatttcaagatttttctgATCTAGACTATCAGGGTCAAATGAAACAAGCCCGGTGTCAAGTGTTTCAATTAGAAGTTCACCCCTTCTGGTGCAGCCAAAGAACCTCTCAACCAAATCTACTGCAACAGTTCTTTTAGTCCAAGAATCAAACACACCATATTCCATCATCACCCATATGAAACATAAATCATGCTCTTCATATAAATCTCTACCAAAAGCAACTAAAGCCAACGATCCCTTGAAAACCACAAGTTGTTCAAATTGATCAAAATCTGGAGATAACCCATCTAAGTAATTTTCAGGCAGCATTATCGCTTGGAATGTCTCATCATTGACATCAAAGCACAATATGAAATTGTGGCCCCTAGTATGTATCATAGAGTGCAGAGCTCCATTGACAAATATAAAGGGTTTCTCTTGTATATCAACAATAGAAGCATTGAGTCCAGACCCACTCAATGACtccatatatatatcaatatatcTCCATGAATCAGTACTCCAAGTGTACACCCCAGCCTCAAGTGGTAGCGGCACTTTATATCCAGAAACCTCTCCATCAAACACAATTCTGAGAATCTTGAAGTCATTATTTAGAGAATTATACACTAGTCCATGAGTGACCATACCATCATACCTAGGTATGCGAACAGGAGTGAGAATCTTAAGCTTTTTAATACTTGGATTCCATAAAGATATTGTATAATTATTATTCTCAAAGAAGCAGTATATGCCATTACAAAAACCAATCACATTGGAACCACAAAAGGGTGATCTACACCTTGATAACTCAGTTAAAGTGTGGTCGCTATTGCGAACAACTACACATAATTGTTGGTGAGTCGAAGGATGCATGGCTCGTGAGGTATATAGAAGATAATCATTATTGGGTAATGATGATTTTGCTCGGTTATGGTTAAGGTGTGTGGTCATGAAAATGGGGGTGGTGATAGTCGAGTTCCAAGATTTGGAAACGCACCTGAATCGGATGATAGATTTCACTGGCAGATGAGTTAGGATGTCGAATACTACTTCGTCAGGGACACGCTCGGACGACAATGTCGGCTTTCTCATGCGATGAGACTGAGACATTAGATGAAGATCTTCTTCAACTTCAAACTGGAAATGGCTAAGGTTTAAGGAGGCTAGGTCAAAAAAGGGAAAGTATGACTCATTGGAGAAAATAACTGATAAGAGGGAGAAATAAGTAATTAGGGGAGAATTAAGAAACTGAGAGTAATAATCGGGAGAGAGTTAAGGATTAGTATTATTGGTAGATCTGGTATTTAACATTGGGAGGAAattatggtttattttttttttaaggcatttatcttatttccttctttttggttgttgttgttggtggtacATTTTATGATATATCTTCATTTGAAATCATTTTAATGGAGTTaatcaatgtttgagttttaaatttgaatcctaaaaaTCAATTTGGAAAATGTAAAGGCTTTAATGAGGTGACTAAGAATAAGATCTTTCCATTGGaacaaatatctttttttatataagatagaaattctactttagtataatttaagtgtatatatatgaaactctctcttagagacttgaacctcggctcttgccccctacaccccacaagcacttatacttgtggagtgaccattgcaccaagaGTGTGCAGTTGATTGAAATGAATgccttaaattcaaatttaagttGACATTTCTATTGGGAAAGTTTTTAATAAGTGATTGAatcttttctaaaataatttggGTCATTAATGCTaagagattttgttttttaaggtttaattcaaatttgaatggGAAATAAAACATGGAAAGTATAAAAGATGTTTGGTTCTTAAATAGGGTAATTCTACCGTGCCCCTCCAAAAAAAGGGGGGTACGGTACCTACTAGTAGGTAACCTACTATActaggttattttttttctcacatgtGACGATTTCATcatcacattgtgcagttccaacatcatatgtgacagttcttttgtcacgtTTGGTAGTTACCctacttttttctcatatttgacggttccatcctcatattgtgcaattccaacatcacatgtgatagttcttttctcacatttggtagctcctttacttttttctcacatttgatagttgtcttacttttttctcacatttggcggtttcatcctcacattgtgtagtttcaacatcacatatgacagttcttttgtcacatttggtcgtttccttacttttttctcacgtTT
This genomic stretch from Castanea sativa cultivar Marrone di Chiusa Pesio chromosome 9, ASM4071231v1 harbors:
- the LOC142609192 gene encoding uncharacterized protein LOC142609192, yielding MVGFCNGLYCFYHYRNYIIYLWNPSIEKFEILIATPFIPICSFGVALGFANCSANNDFKILRIVFQNSLPDKQASPPEAEVYTLSTDSWRSVAISGDSFGGSRPNGSPEKYLDGLSPNINNLQHLAVFKGLLALVAFGKDLDEGRNICFIWTMREYGVVESWTKRTIPVGFVEFESVFGCTSNGELLIETDDSWVVSFDPDGLKVNNLGLKSHKCLGYTSDFMESLVLLGKFKISLVKESNQIRNMKQPNAHIMNMKQPKGGIRIKRSKSQAKGLEIRDTNNIDAIRSDDGS
- the LOC142609193 gene encoding F-box/kelch-repeat protein At3g23880-like, with the protein product MSQSHRMRKPTLSSERVPDEVVFDILTHLPVKSIIRFRCVSKSWNSTITTPIFMTTHLNHNRAKSSLPNNDYLLYTSRAMHPSTHQQLCVVVRNSDHTLTELSRCRSPFCGSNVIGFCNGIYCFFENNNYTISLWNPSIKKLKILTPVRIPRYDGMVTHGLVYNSLNNDFKILRIVFDGEVSGYKVPLPLEAGVYTWSTDSWRYIDIYMESLSGSGLNASIVDIQEKPFIFVNGALHSMIHTRGHNFILCFDVNDETFQAIMLPENYLDGLSPDFDQFEQLVVFKGSLALVAFGRDLYEEHDLCFIWVMMEYGVFDSWTKRTVAVDLVERFFGCTRRGELLIETLDTGLVSFDPDSLDQKNLEIQRSPIWLGYSTDFMESLVLLDGVNLSSESLVLLDGVNVSSDVSSEYED